The Amblyraja radiata isolate CabotCenter1 chromosome 39, sAmbRad1.1.pri, whole genome shotgun sequence sequence GGCAGTTAATCCGTGCCATATGCTGCCGATTGAATGAGGTGCCTATTCCctttggcaggagaatggggttaagagggaaaaattgatcagccatgatcgaatggcgaagcagacgcgatgggccgaatggcctcattctgctcctgcaTCTTATGGTCTATGATTTTTCCAGCCCAATCCACATGCGATCGTGATCCCACAAATCCTTCCCTTTCACACTGCCCGTCTCTCCCCAAATCCAAAGCAGTTTATTTCATCAAATTCAATTCGCCAAACCTCTCCTCCCACTGACGTTACAGTGCAGTACAACTTCCCGAGTGATCTAAGAAATCCGTGTGGCCGGCAGTGTCTTGTCCTTACCTGGAACCTCTCCAGCTCTCCGGTGACCGCAGCCTGTGCCTTGGCGAGAGGGGTGTGGCACCGCTCGATACAATGATGAACCTCTTCCATGGACGAGTTGCCATTGTCGCAGCAGTCAGCACTGCACCGGAACATTCTTCCCTGGTGAGGCAAAGCAAACACACAGTGATATCATTCACTTATTCCCCACACCGCACATGTACCTCAAGGTACATCTCATctgtttgatttattattgtcacttgtaccaaggctGTTGCATGCTATCCCGTCAGCGTGTTgggagagctactgccttacaatgccagagacacaggtttgatcccgactacaggtgctgtctgtacggagtttgtaccttctccctgtgacctacatgAGTTTtcgcagagatcttcggtttcctcacacactccaaagacttagtttgtaggttaattggcttggtataaaggtaaaaaattgtccctagtgtgcgtagggtagtgttagtgtgcggggatcactggtcggtacggactcggtgggccgaagggcctgtttccgcgttgtatctctaaactaaacaaaactatacatggttacaatcaagccatctacagtgtacagatacaggttaaagggaataacgttgtgtGAAgaagaaaatggaggaggactggccaagctctgtgccttccaccacagtgatgaatgctgtggtggatgtttgtgtaaattttttattgtggttgtgttctttattattgtaccgctgctggcaacccaaataccaccgaccttggttgtgtggcaataaattatttcattcatttcatttcatttcatagtTAGAGTAAGAAATGCAGCTGTTAAAATACAGATTTTAAAAAAGGGGAGCAAGCTTGAGCACCTACCCCCACCCATGGGAAAGATTCCCCCACCATGTAAGGGGCACCTACTACACCCATGGGAGATCCCTACCCCACCATGTAAGGGGCACCTACTACACCCATGGGAGATCCCTACCCCACCCAAGTGAGATCCCTACCCCACCCATGTAAGGGGCACCTACTACACCCATGGGAGATCCCTACCCCACCCAAGTGAGATCCCTACCCCACCATGTAAGGGGCACCTACTACACCCAAGTGAGATCCCTACCCCACCCATGTAAAGAGCACCTACTACACCCATGGGAGATCCCTACCCCACCCAAGTGAGATCCCTACCCCACCCATGTAAAGGGCACCTACTACACCCATGGGAGATCCCTACCCCACCCAAGGTAGACAGCATCCccagccccccaccccaccacaaccaCCTATGACAGAGGACACCTAAGGGTGCCCGCGCTGCCctctgtccctttcaccttgagcccgCCGCCACCGAGCGCGGCCCCACGGTCACCCCGGCCCGGCCCCGCACCTGCATCTTGCGGATCTGCTCCTTCTCCAGGCCCTGCACCATGGTGTCGACCGCCCGCTGTAGCCGGCGCTGCTGAGACTCGGGGCCCGCCATCGCTCCACGCTGCCTCCCGGCTCGGCTCAACCCGGCCTGACCTGACCAGGCCCCGCGGTCCTCCACCGCCGGCGCCCCCTTCAgcccggagcagcagcagcagcagcagctgaatGTCCCCACCTCAGGTGACAATGTCTCAGGATTATCACCTGAGgaagctgggacctctgctgtttgtgatgtgtgatatatatatattttcaaccaagtcatttatttatataaatatatatatatatattgcaatctcccactcccattatatatatatatatatacacacacacacacacatatatatatatatatatatatatatatatacacacacacatatatatatatatatatatatatatatatgtgtgtgtgtgtatatatatatatatgtgtgtgtgtgtgtatatatatatatatatatatatatatatatatatatatgtgtgtgtgtgtgtatatatatatatatgtgtgtgtgtgtgtgtgtgtgtgtgtatatacacacacacacacacgcacacatatatatatatatacacacacacacacacatatatatatatatatatacacacatacatatacatacatacatacatatatatatacatacatatatacatatatatatatacacatacatatatatatacatacatatatacatatatatacatacatatatatatacatacatatatatatatacatacatatatacatacatacacacacacacatatatatatgtgtatatatatatatgtatatatatgtgtgtgtatatatatatatatatatatatgtatatatatatatatatatatatatatatatatatatatatatatatatatatatatataatgggagtgggagattgcaatatgtgtgggtgtgtatatatatatatatgtgtacgcATGTACCCAGCTTCCCCACCCCACAGACATTTCTTCTCCTTTCATCTGTCGAATGGACGTAAAATCTATAGaaaggtcccgactcgaaacattgcctgtcctacTCTACCTATTACATTTTCAGTGGTGATTTGTGAATTCCTATAGTGCAACTTCCTGTTACCTGGCCCACTGAAACGCCAAGTCACTCTCTAGTCTAGATTACAGGTGCTGCTCCAATCTCCAGAAAATATATTACTTTGGGGAAATACATTTAGTTGTAGTTCAGAACCTGTACGCAAGATGGCAGAAGTACTCTTTGCTGCCTAACTGGAGGAGGTTTGTCACCAATATTTAATTCATCGATTTATAAAAGTTAATCTTTCTTCCTGCTCACTCATATCCACATCCTGACAGCTCCTCGCCTGTGGCATCCCACTTATCTTATATATTCATCTTGGTTTCTCAAATTAAGGATGCACAATAGTTTTTAAAGGCAGGATTGTGTACTCCAAATCATCAGGAAACCCAGACACGAGGACCAAGTGGTGGGATTATGAAAGGAATATTTGGAATTGATATCAGGAGCATAAAAATGGGAGGACCTCTTCACTCCCTCTTCTATTTGTATGATTGACTCCATGATGAAGAACATACACCAACAATTCTACTTTctcagaaggctaaggaaattTGGTGAGTCCAATCAGTCTTACCAAGATGCTGCGTAGAATGTATCCTATCCAGATGCTTCactgcttggtttggcaactgctccgtccaagaccacaagaaattgcagagttgtgtacacagcccagtctatcacacaaaccagcctgccTTCCGTCAACTCCgtgtacacttcatgctgccttgggaaagcagccaacataatcaaggatcacacATCCCAGTAATTCTCTcttatcgggcagaagatacaacgtacccctggagagagaaaaaagaagtCTATATTTCAGATGAATAAGCTTCGATCAGAACCGGCTAGTCCTGATACAAACTGGAAAACCGAGCACTCTGCAGTCGGGTTTATTTCTGAGTCCAAAGTGCAGTTGGAAGATGAGGTGCCATTCTCTAAGCTTCCCATTAGACCTTTTTGGAACCATGTTGGAGACTACAGAAGAATAGTTCAGAGTGAGATGGGCCGGCCACTGGGCGTCCAGGGTCAatgttttaaggtgaaaggatgTCCTTGTTAATATTTTTCTTCTCTCAACCATTTTTCATTGATATATTCTGGCACACAGAATCTTTTCATCAGTAACCTGTGAGCTGCGTGCCCTTGAATTCTGAATGGAATCGGCACCTATTGTTAGTTTGTCCATTTGACAAGGGGAGAAAGTACAAGGATATCTATCAAGACTGTCAAAACATGAAAACCTGGCCAATCTTTCTTTCAAAATACTGCATTGCTGCTGTGCTATGCTGTGCAATGTGTGCAACAAGATAATTGTATGTTGGCAGAATAATAGAATCCAATCATACCAGCTATTGTGACCACCAGGTTTGCAGTTCAATTAATGTTAACGCACATAGACTAGTTTGCCTATTGATACCTGGAGCTGCCCTACTTGGAAGATCTAACGAACAATATTATTCGGTACCCAGTTCTCTCACGATTCTCAATAACATTATTTGATACATTTCTTGGTCAATATATATTGAAACTGCTCATGGATTTTTGCTTATTTATTTCTGACGGCTGACAAGATCACTTCAGTTGTTTCAGGTCAGATGACTAAACTCTGTATACAAATCGCAGCAGATAGCTCCCCTCTTTTGAGCAATCGGCAGCCAATCCATGTGATTGATGACAATTTGATCAAACTCACTTCATTTTAAAACTTGCACATGTCTCCGTGCACAAGTGTCGCAAGTGCTCTGTGTTCAAGCTCAgaatgagctccagaacagatagTTCTGTAAATTTGCAGGCGGCTAATCCATGAAACCTTTCCATAAAAGTTCTCATGTGAAAAATAATTGGTTCAAAAGTTGACGCGCCACTTGATAGCTGAACACGTTGAACTCCTGGTGAATTTCTTTTGAGCGCAGTGAGCTGAATTTTGTTTGACCTACCATGGGAGCTTGCTTAAGCATCAATTTCCTAGgacataaatattttaattaagcCTTAATTTAGCTCGATAATAACTATCATGCAAATGATTGCTTTGCAAATCTCCATGGTAACAAATGGATAATTGTTGTAAAGTAGGAAACATTTTAGTGCCCTTCGACCACTATTTGTAAGCAAGGGAGTGACAAATTACTGTTATTTATGCAATGCTATATGGCAATTGCAATGCACATTTGTACTGCCTGAGGTATAGATTTACCTGCACCTTTAGAAATGCTACACTGCAACAATTGCCCCGATTTCTACAGAGAATCTGTGATTCCATCTGCCAGCCTTTTATAAATTGTGATTATTTTGCTTACATCGTAAAGGATTAAAGGGGAGATTTCATCAAGCTGTTAAAAAGACAATGGGGAGAGTACTTTTCTGCTTGTAGGATAATAATTTCCCATCAGATGCAGATTTAGGGTGATTATGGAAGAAGCAGAAGGAGAGACTAATTGTTTTGAACGCTGTGAGATATTGCGATCCCAATTGACTGAAGAGCTGGTGTAAGCAGATTGGTTTGGAGCAATCAAGGGGAAATTGGATAAACCTTTGGTGGAAGATTGCAGGTCCATGGAGAAACAGCAGGGAAGTAGGACTGATTCAAgagcagtaagactagtgggagaactgggaaggggaaggggatggagagagaaaacaagggctatctgaagttagagaagtcaatgttcatatcgctggggtgtaaactacccaagcgaaatatgaggtgcaaagtacccaagcaaaatatcagacagcttctctggagaataggaataggtgacgtttcgggttgagacctttcttcagacttcaagacgattcattttctccagagatgctgtccgacctgctgagttactccagctttttatgtctatctttggtaaaccagcaactgcagttccatcctacacatatgCATGTTACATATGCACCCATCCATATACTGTAATTCTCTGCGACGCACACAGAATCACTGACTATAATTTAGAAGTTTgcatatattaaaatattaaattcaTAGCACTCAGTTCAAGTGCATTTTACAAAGATAGTCTTAAATTAGAACAATGTCTAGGAACAGTGCTGTTCTATCTGTTGAGTGGATTTATATTCAGGGAAAGAAACGATAGACAAAATATTCCAAACTTGCTCAATAAATGCTTGAATGTATGGTTCAGTGGTGTGATGTCACATTACTTACACGTTGGTTTAATAACCCTGGGTAATTTTCATCCTGCCATGACATCTGGGGATACTCAGTTTATTAAATGTAAAATCAGGGATTCACAGCAGGTCTGGAATAATTACATTGCAGCTACTAGGTTGTCATAAAAACATTGCTAGTTCATAGATTTGTGGAGATACAGcattgagacaggcccttcggcccaactcgtctatgccaaCTAAAGTGATCCATCTAAGATCCCATTTGcttgaatttggcccatatccctctaaaccttttccatccacgtacctgtccaagtattttATTAAATATTATCATTACACCTACCTCTACTACTTCCTTCAGCGactcattccatattcccactgtctctgtgtggaaaatttgTCACTCAgattccctttaaacctttccccttatccttaaacctctGATTCTACTTCAAGACAGCCCGACCTAGGGAAAAGACCTGTGTCTATCTACCCAATTTGTTATATCAGCTAGATAatataatggcggagtagacttgatgggccgaatggcctaattctgttcctatcacttatgaacatgagcgtTTAATGTTTATCTTGAACATATAGATATatagaagttccttcctacacatttcatctgcttcactgtgaaatctcctcaatgtATGTCTACTGTGTTctcctcttcccatttccacactgacctttctgtcctggacctcctccattgccaggatgaggccacatgcagactggaggaacagcacctcatattctgcttgggtagcttacaacccatcaacatgaacattgaattctccaattttaagtaactgcttctcttccctccccccgtgccccacctagactcacaccccatttctcccctccccttccacctacatttcttcctccccttccacctacatttcttcctctggcttccagcttcACAACTCGCATctcttcaatccttatctcacacctttagtCTTTCCATCTATGGCCTTTGTCCAATTGTCGATCTATCCAtcatcccccccatctccctatCATTTGCTAggcttgtcctgcccctcccctcttccaactttttaacccccaccccacccccactaaactctgtctgtagaagggtcccgacccgaaatgtcacctatccatgtttccagagatgctgcctgatctgctgagttactccaggactttgtgtccccATTTATCTCATTGCTCTGTTAGTACCAATGATAGTATCATATCTCAGACAAGTGCAAACATTGATTTGTCGTGTAAATTGCTTTATTAATTTTTTGTCAGTTTTTCCATTGCTCATTTTTCTGTGTGTTATGTTTCTATTCTGTTTCACCTGCACAATAGACGTGCTCCTAGAGGGAATAATCAAGTCCAGCTCTGCTAGCTGTTCACAAATTGCTTTGATCAGAACAAGGAACAACATGACAGCTGTGTAATGGCTTTTAAATTCATTGCAATTTATCTTCTTAATTATGTTTTTTGACAAATTCTATTTTCAATGCAGATTTCTCTCTCTCAGTCCAAGTCGTcaggtcaactttatttgtcacatacacatacaagatgtacagtgaaatgtaagtggcaatgcctgctggattgtgcaaaacaacagaacaacagaacagaacaaaaccagtatttacatttaaaaaaagacccAACAGTAATTattccctggtgagatcagattttacagtcctgatggcctgtgggaagaaactccatcttATCCTCTCATCCACAACTAAACGTTTGCTCTTCTCGATGCCCTCTTTATCTCAGGTAAAATTCCCTTTGTAAATATTTCTTAAAAGAATATTCAAAATCTGAAATTTaggttgttattgtcacatgcaccaagacaCATTGTTTGGCGTGTTATCCAATCAAACATACCACAAATAAAAGATTGGAACAATTGTACTGGATAATAGTATGGGGCACCAGGCAAAGTGTAACCACCCTCCACAGATATCTTGGATCACTCAGTTCTCTGAAAATATCGTCCGATCTTGGCTTAAGGAGATAAGCATTTCTCACTGTTTCAATTTTACtctcttgtcacatgtacctaggtacagtgaaattattttttgcatacagttcattaAAACCTAAATTAATACATACTACACCTTATTGTATGTATGAATGAGAAACATTCAAATATAAGAATCATCAGCAATTGTATGTTCTTCATTGTTTATTTGTGCAATTAAAATCCCAGTGATTTGATTTAATCTCTTTCCAAACAAATTGATACAATGCCCCAATCCCAAATACTTATCGTTGAATAAATCTCTTTTTTCTCGTTCAGGCTCAAATGAAAATTCAACTAAACTTGTTGTGTTACTTTTGTATAACTTATTTttcagtggtcagagaagaactaTAGAAGGATGCTTACGCATTGCAACTTTTGTTAATGTGACTAATATAAGTGCTGCTTTGAAAATGTTAACAAAAGCCATTCTACTTTCAGCGGACCGTTGAGTGATGTTAATATTCCCCTGCTAAAAACTACAACCCATGCTGATAACTTTCACCTCACCTCTTTGCCACACAGATAATAGACTACAAAGAGTTGACACACAGGGGAGAAGAAAAGAGTTTGACTTAAAAGCAGAGAATTAACTAAATTTACGTCAAGTCTAAAGAAAAATATAATAGCGGATACACCAAGAGACATCATCCTACTTTGCTTTTCATTTTTCCATTTAGTTTTCTCTTATTTCCTTTGTCATTTgtcatcacaatttatatacatctaaaataaatacagatgtaagtaaaattacaaattttttagataattgcaagctcccaaaattggatagtttagaacaagagcaattaggagcacggattactagtgaagaaataaaacaaataataaactcactgaaaaatgggaagaccccaggaccagacagttttagtaatgaattttataaaagatttcaggagtcaattataccaagattattcaatttatacacgcaggcttataccgaaaataaactaccagaaaccctagcagaagcaacaataacacttataccaaaaaaagataaagatttagatgaaccgggttcttatagagctatttcactacggatcagaaaattttagcaaagattctagctagaaggctaaataattatattaacaatttaataaatacggatcaaacgggatttatacccaaaagacaatcatttaataatttgagaaggcttttcaatataatgtactctcataatgaggacaatgaagatatttcagttgtcacgctggatgcagagaaggcatttgatcaagtagaatggcagtatttatacaaggtactccaaaaatttaatatgggagagaattttattagatgggttaaactactttacgatagacctacggcaagaatattaactaacaatacgctatcttcaaaattttacttatcaaggggtaataggcaagggtgtgccttatcaccattgctatttgcccttatgatagaaccgttggccgaaaggattagaaatcacccgaatattcacggatataacactaaggattcaaagaataaaatttcactatatgctgatgatattcttttatatattactaatacacaaatgaGTAtatccaccttattaacactaattgaggaattcggctctttttcaggatatagaataaattggaataaaagcgaaattatgtctttaaaaccacaggattcgagacacttactaaaattccccttcaaaattgcaacagaaaaattcaagtatctgggtattcaaattacgagaagacacaaatcattatttagtgccaattttataccactattaaataaactgaatgatatgattaaattttggaaaacacttccgctctcattgataggtagaattaacgctataaaaatgactttcttaccacaattaatatatttgtttcaagcgatcccaatatatattccaaaatattttttcaaaaaactagattccactatcactaattttatatgggattacagaacacatagaattcaacgaaagcatttgtgcaaatctaaagaagttgggggtttatcattacctaactttatgtattactactgggcagtgcatattaagaacataatgtactggctggatagttccactcagcagttggagtggataagaatggagaaagaggagtgctatccgcacgatataggaacgatcctgctctcaccgataaaattgaatagtataatatataagaagaacccaattattcacaatataataagaatttggaaacaaataaaagtatccttgaaattaaataatttatcagtactaaccccactattgaacaaccccgcattcaaaccttctctcatcgacaacacatatcaacaatgggatagactgggaatTAGGAAAgttggggatatgtatgaattgggcaaactgttatcatttcaacaattaaaattaaaatttaaattgaaggataatcaatattttaaatatatacaggtatgtgactttatgaagaaatatatacatagatttcaaactatatttttagaccctttagaagaagcaattaatattaaggctgattcacaaaaattaatatcatacttttataataatatattatatagagaatcaccctcaacagaagcactaagggaagattgggaacatgagctaatgataaagatctcaaaggatagatgggaaaagtatttgatgaatacacataactgttctattaatacaagacataatttaattcaattcaaattattacatagactatattattcaaaaacgaggttgaataaattttatccaaacgtctctcccagatgcgataaatgtttgtttcaaaacgctaatataacacattcatttgtaggatgtacaaagttgaataaattttggagtgatatatttgatatatttacaaagctcttcaagtcaagaatagaacccaaaatggaatggattatatttggaataataggagaagataccattttaaataaagaccaaaacgttttttttaattatgggttaacaattggaaagaaattgatacttaaattttggaaaaatacaaccataccaactgttaaaatgtggattaggaatatgatggacatagcacgccttgaagaaatgagactctgactaatagataaatatgaccaattcttaaggatctcctttcatcgactttttggaatcatgtgatggagcggtaccataaggattgctgatttcagttcatgacgtggatagatctacatctccgaatatagatttgaaaaattctcttttaaggggccttctcttctatttctactttccaccttttcttttttattttattattatttttttttttttaatatccacacttcacatttttctactctctaccatctatttttccactctttcccctttctattgttttctttttcttgtcttgcttataacataaaactagaggttgtacatagaatggattacggtatgacatagttggcacctaaaattaggtgccactgtattgttttgtattgtattaacttctaataaaataaacaaaaaaaaacaaaaaaaagaagaaaaaaaaccaaaaaagagAAGAACTATAGAAGGATGCTTACGCATTGCAACTTTTGTTAA is a genomic window containing:
- the fam136a gene encoding protein FAM136A, encoding MAGPESQQRRLQRAVDTMVQGLEKEQIRKMQGRMFRCSADCCDNGNSSMEEVHHCIERCHTPLAKAQAAVTGELERFQNRLQRCMMDCNDRAKDAFDSGAKEQDVKQKAESCVTKCVDDHSVLIPSMTKGLKDSLRSIAK